DNA sequence from the Fuscovulum ytuae genome:
CCGTGGGCGTGTCGCCTTCGAACCGCATGTCGGGATGATAGGGCAGCACGAAGCGCATGGGCCATGAGATGTGGGGCATGGCGACGAGGAGGGTTTCGCGTTCCTCCAGTGCCTCGCGCACCAGCCGGAATTCGAAATATTCCAGATAGCGAAGGCCGCCATGGAAGAGTTTGGTCGAGGCAGAGGAGGTGGCCTGCGCGAGGTCGCCCTGTTCGGCAAGGACAACCGACAGCCCGCGCCCCGTGGCGTCACGGGCGATGCCGCAGCCGTTGATGCCGCCGCCAATGATGAAGAGGTCGGCCACTTCGGGCCTGTTCTTCGTGTTCACGCCAGTCTCCTCCCTAGCGGGGGGCAGGTTGGTACGAATCCTACTCATAGGTCAATCCACTTTTTTCGCTTTTGCGCGTTTTTACGAAAAGCGAACATTGGCGCGCAAGTTACGTTGGGTAACTTTCGGAATTTCAAGGGTTTGTGAGACAATCGCGCATTTTCGCGCTGCGCTGCGGCGGAGTTTCCGCATGCGCGTGCAGAAACTTTTCCGGGTTGATCGAAGGGCGAACCTTATCGAAACTGCGCGATCAACGGCGAAGAAAAAGGAATGCGCGATGGCGCTGAGCTTTCGGCAAAGCGAGATCATCGAAATTGCACGCGCCGAGGGGCGGGTGGTGGTGGAGGATCTGGCGCAGCGGTTCGACGTAACCTTGCAGACCATCCGGCGCGATCTTTCGGAATTGGCCGATATGGGCCATCTGGACCGGGTGCATGGCGGTGCGGTGCCGAAGACTGGGGTGGCGAACCTTGGCTATGAGCAGCGGCGGCGGATGAATGAAGGGGCCAAGGCCGCCATCGCGCGGGCCTGCGCAGCGGCGATCCCGGAAAATTGCAGCCTGATCATGAACCTTGGAACGACGACGGAGGCCGTGGCGCAGGAGTTGCTGGGCCATCGCAATATCACGGTGGTGACGAACAATATGAACGTCGCCAATACGCTGGCTGCCAATCCGGGCTGCGAGATCATGGTGGCGGGGGGGGCGCTGCGGCGGTCGGATGGTGGGTTGGTGGGGGAGCTGACGACGCAGTTCTTTGAGCAGTTCAAGGTGGATTATGCAGTGATCGGGGCATCGGCCTTGGACCGGGATGGGGATTTGCTCGATTTCGATCTGGCGGAGGTGCGGGTGTCGAAGGCGATCATCCGGCAGGCGCGAAAGGTGTTTCTGGTCTGCGATCATTCCAAGCTGGACCGTTCGGCGCCGGCAAGGCTGGCATCGCTGTCCGAGATCACGGTGCTGTTTACCGACCGCGCGCTGCCGCAGGAACTGGCGCGGAAATGCGCGGAATGGGGGACGGAAGTGGTTGTTGCCTCGGTGTGAGGGCCGTCAGGCGATCAGCCAGTCCAGCCGAGGACCGAGGGGCAGGATGCCGTTCGGGTTGAGCGCCTTGATCGAATAGTAGCCGCGCTTGATGTGGTCGATGTTCACCGTTTCGGCGATGCCGGGCAGGTGGTGGACGCGGGCGGTATAGGCGGAGAGGCGGGGGTAATCGGCCAGACGGCGCAGGTTGCATTTGAAGAGGCCGTGATAGGCCGTATCAAAGCGGACGAG
Encoded proteins:
- a CDS encoding DeoR/GlpR family DNA-binding transcription regulator; amino-acid sequence: MALSFRQSEIIEIARAEGRVVVEDLAQRFDVTLQTIRRDLSELADMGHLDRVHGGAVPKTGVANLGYEQRRRMNEGAKAAIARACAAAIPENCSLIMNLGTTTEAVAQELLGHRNITVVTNNMNVANTLAANPGCEIMVAGGALRRSDGGLVGELTTQFFEQFKVDYAVIGASALDRDGDLLDFDLAEVRVSKAIIRQARKVFLVCDHSKLDRSAPARLASLSEITVLFTDRALPQELARKCAEWGTEVVVASV